Part of the Burkholderiales bacterium genome is shown below.
CCTATCCGATCCGCGACGACATCCCGGTCATGCTCGAGGAGGAAGCGCGCAAGCTGCCGCCCGAGGAGGAGGTATGAGGCGCGCCTCGGAGGGCGCGACGCCACAGGCCATCAGTCAAGACAAACCGGTTGCTTTCGCACACCTTCGGCTCCGGCACCTCTTGTTCCGACTCGACCGCTTCCGCTTCATTCCAGTCTGCCCGATCACCGCATGTCTCCCGGGCTTGTCGACTCCCGCCTGACGCTGTGCCCCGCATGCATTTCGTCGTCGTCATCCCCGCGCGTTACGCCTCGACCCGGCTGCCGGGCAAGGCGCTGGCCGACATCGCAGGCAAGCCCATGGTCGTGCACGTGGCTGACCGGGCGCGTGAGTCGGGCGCCTCCGAGATCATCGTAGCCACCGACGATGCGCGCGTGCGCGATGCGGTGGCGCGCCACGGTTACACGGCATTGATGACCCGCCCGGAGCATGCCACGGGCACCGACCGCATCGCCGAGGTGGCCCAGGCCCGGGCCTGGGCCGAGGACACGATTGTCGTCAACGTGCAAGGCGACGAGCCGCGTATTCCCGGGGCCCTGATTCGCCTGGTGGCGCAGCAGTTGTCCTCGCATGTTGAGGCTGCGATCGCCACGGCCTGCCACCCGATTCGCGATGCGCGGGAGCATTTCGACCCCAACGCGGTAAAAGTGGTCATCGACGAGCTTGGCTACGCTCTGTACTTCTCGCGCGCGCCGATTCCGTGGGCGCGCGATGCGTTCGCCACGGACCGCACGCGCTTGCCCGAGGGCCTGCCGGTGTTTCGTCATGTGGGCCTGTACGCCTACCGCTGCGGCTTTCTGCGCCGTTATGCGCAGCTCTCCCCGGTGCCGATCGAGCGCTTCGAGTCGCTCGAGCAGTTGCGCGCTCTCGCCCACGGATTTCGCATCGCCGTGGCCGTCACGCGCGATGCCCCGGAGCCCGGCGTGGACACCACGGAGGATCTGGAAAAGGTGCGGCGCCAGTTCGCACGGCTATAATCCGGGCAAAAATGCGCACAATCCGGCGCCCTCCATCGCGCGGCACCACTCCAGACAAGAAATGAGACTGATACTGCTCGGTCCCCCGGGCGCAGGCAAGGGCACGCAGGCCGGCTTTATCGTCGAGAAGTTCGGCATTCCGCAGATCTCCACCGGCGACATGCTGCGCGCGGCGGTCAAGGCCGGAACGCGGCTGGGCCTCGAAGCGAAGAGGTTCATGGACGCCGGCGCCCTGGTGCCCGACGACGTCATCATCGGCCTGGTCGAGGAGCGCATCGGGCAGCCGGACTGCGCCAGAGGTTTCCTGTTCGACGGCTTTCCGCGCACGATCCCGCAGGCCGAGGCGATGAAGAACGCCGGCGTGCATCTGGACTACGTCATCGAGATCGACGTGGACGATGCCGAGATCATCAGACGCCTGTCGGGGCGCAGAGTCCACCCCGCTTCCGGCCGCACCTATCATCTGCTGTTCAATCCACCCAAAGTGGACGGCAGGGACGACGTGACCGGCGAGCCGCTGGTCCAGCGCGACGACGACAAGGAAGAAACGATCCGCAGGCGCCTCGATGTCTATCACTCGCAGACGCGCCCGTTGGTCGACTATTACTCGAAGTGGGCACAGAGCGGCCGGCCCGGCGCGCCGAAGTACGTCAGGATCCCGGGCGTGGGCTCGATGGAGACCATTCGCGATCGGATCTTCGCCGCACTGAAATCTTGATTCGAACCACGCAGTACACGGAGGACACGGATGAACGCGTTCTATGCCCAGTCGGGCGGGGTGACCGCGGTGATCAACGCATCCGCCGCGGGCGTGATCGAGACCGCACGCAAGCACAAGCACCGGATCGGCAAGGTGTACGCCGGGCGCAACGGCATCATCGGCGCGCTGACCGAAGAGCTGATCGACACCAGCAGGGAATCGGCCGCCGCGATCCGCGCGCTCCGGCACACGCCCGCGGGGGCCTTCGGGTCCTGCCGCTACAAACTGAAGAGCCTGGAGGAGAGCCGCAGTCAGTACGAGCGGCTGATCGAGGTTTTCCGTGCGCACGACATCGGCTGTTTCTTCTACAACGGCGGCGGGGACTCGGCCGATACCTGCCTCAAGGTGTCCCAGCTTTCCGAGTCGATGGGTTATCCGATCCAGGCGATCCACGTGCCCAAGACGGTGGACAACGACCTGCCGGTCACCGACTGCTGCCCGGGTTTCGGCTCGGTCGCCAAGTACGTGGCGGTCTCGGTACGCGAAGCAAGCTTCGACGTGGCGAGCATGGCGAAGACTTCCACCAAAGTCTTCGTGCTGGAGGTAATGGGCCGCCACGCCGGCTGGATCGCGGCGGCGGGCGGGCTGGCCGCGGACAAGGACATCGACTTGCCGATCGTCATCCTCTTTCCCGAAGTGACCTTCGACAAGGACAAGTTCCTGCACAAGGTCGAAGCGATGGTAAGAAGCCACGGCTACTGCTCGGTCGTGGTGTCGGAAGGGTTGAAAGGTCCGGACGGCAAGTTTCTGTCCGACCAGGGGCTGCGCGATGCCTTCGGCCACGCGCAACTGGGCGGCGTGGCACCAGTGATCGCCTCGATCGTGAAGGAAGAGCTCAAGCTCAAGTACCACTGGGGCGTGGCCGATTATCTTCAGCGCGCCGCGCGCCACATCGCGTCGAAGACCGACGTCGCCCAGGCCTACGCGGTGGGCAAAGCCGCCGTCGAGCTGGCGCTCAAGGGCAGGAACGCGGTCATGCCGATCATCGTGCGCAAGTCGAACAAACCTTACCGATGGTCGATCGGCGTGGCGGATCTGAAGGACGTCGCCAACGTGGAGAAAA
Proteins encoded:
- the adk gene encoding adenylate kinase, whose translation is MRLILLGPPGAGKGTQAGFIVEKFGIPQISTGDMLRAAVKAGTRLGLEAKRFMDAGALVPDDVIIGLVEERIGQPDCARGFLFDGFPRTIPQAEAMKNAGVHLDYVIEIDVDDAEIIRRLSGRRVHPASGRTYHLLFNPPKVDGRDDVTGEPLVQRDDDKEETIRRRLDVYHSQTRPLVDYYSKWAQSGRPGAPKYVRIPGVGSMETIRDRIFAALKS
- a CDS encoding 6-phosphofructokinase — translated: MNAFYAQSGGVTAVINASAAGVIETARKHKHRIGKVYAGRNGIIGALTEELIDTSRESAAAIRALRHTPAGAFGSCRYKLKSLEESRSQYERLIEVFRAHDIGCFFYNGGGDSADTCLKVSQLSESMGYPIQAIHVPKTVDNDLPVTDCCPGFGSVAKYVAVSVREASFDVASMAKTSTKVFVLEVMGRHAGWIAAAGGLAADKDIDLPIVILFPEVTFDKDKFLHKVEAMVRSHGYCSVVVSEGLKGPDGKFLSDQGLRDAFGHAQLGGVAPVIASIVKEELKLKYHWGVADYLQRAARHIASKTDVAQAYAVGKAAVELALKGRNAVMPIIVRKSNKPYRWSIGVADLKDVANVEKKMPADFISEDGFGITAKCRQYLAPLIQGEDYPPYRDGLPRYVVLKNVAVPRKLATDFRI
- the kdsB gene encoding 3-deoxy-manno-octulosonate cytidylyltransferase, translated to MHFVVVIPARYASTRLPGKALADIAGKPMVVHVADRARESGASEIIVATDDARVRDAVARHGYTALMTRPEHATGTDRIAEVAQARAWAEDTIVVNVQGDEPRIPGALIRLVAQQLSSHVEAAIATACHPIRDAREHFDPNAVKVVIDELGYALYFSRAPIPWARDAFATDRTRLPEGLPVFRHVGLYAYRCGFLRRYAQLSPVPIERFESLEQLRALAHGFRIAVAVTRDAPEPGVDTTEDLEKVRRQFARL